A window from Drosophila subobscura isolate 14011-0131.10 chromosome O, UCBerk_Dsub_1.0, whole genome shotgun sequence encodes these proteins:
- the LOC117898214 gene encoding serine/arginine repetitive matrix protein 2 isoform X1, with protein sequence MPDRDSASDSGDCSRRGGAKMNQQQQQQPSCSKNSAPDKRNRRIIMRIEFNDSDDTDEANPPNPGDDPDLDARPSCSSAATRLCRSNRRQRRPPAIQDSDSDAVQRRSTRNRRTRYGPQSDDCSSSGSEIEQRPKRLHGQSGKRKKLESDEEEPSEEDEAKRRLSPRPAPAEDPGFSSDSSSNELLEKCPICLFTFRQQEIGTPATCEHIFCAPCIEAWSKNVQTCPIDRITFDRIVVRDNYTDRNVVREVRVDLSKSKTELTLEEEEDADATVADVTNCEICNSPEREDVMLLCDSCNQGYHMDCLDPPLHEIPEGSWYCDECIDSNDENSDDNLDLAEDLNMLYEDIRGMGLPETRLRVREVQQQPRILRTRQNERIRAAVLRRTRAVTSAEAASGSTTTRTRTTRTTTTTTTTTRTTTNRRQTTQRRRRRRTRHRTYVVEYDLNNFDEKFALKTTSKKVIRRRRRRRRRVVASADSDETGRRRLTASKRLAEQLGVKADGLRSYLSGGNASSFTLFGNANDLEYFSDSEAGQDDAGAGAGAGLGATAVQTSVRIASIGNPRTRKALLQGKARTAATTSGSSASDILSSILDLQDRWHGATRNLSEVQISADGSLNLPQRVAAPASTAAASKPPTEPITQAPVYQRGGAGPNFSRGGGGGGSGNRYGGNSNYNRGGGGAAGNQYQRHSTGGDNGGGSSQGGSGFSQNFNNNNQGGGNNSSNNNNVSSFTPFHLRFNTPNRQQQQQQQRNQNMQQQQQGSSSNTSSFRGSGASNPSAVASPATNNFSQRPPPFPMTHIPAPVMPGPGPGSGPAVGRLSMPAVLTVPPPPTPPASLSWNSPLFKLNTDYAQQRPTAATAAKTTKLDDDDDDADNCPNFSIYSQESQAVANATSLPIGPQPRPAAEEPDKEDDDMNEDLVQLDDDDDDVEDDAAAAQEDNSIPLPPEKASDLYEPENPTEEQEEGDSNIDGEPMEEERQPRAAAEPETERISSNSNSNLEPAVDEDEETKTHSTPSPGPRVRDRGRVERDRGKGVLELYDDSDWEELDIDKPKEFEKALDATEAAAAETPNVAATPAKKKHKDAGAARNRSSSDREPDRSYTPCLDEKGVDDDDEGASAASEQQRAGVSTSPKTPCSKSSDDEENAEQEPPENIDTELISEDDLANENDSKQRRSRSRKRSEGEGGGAAATASAATSKEPPRENDSKSKRSKRGKDETFKKVSKRPKERNYRGDKQTDDARSGSRRRTKTPRRSSPASRSPHSPRGTRSPPQPHSRSRSRSPSRSRSRSPIRSRNRRRPRGSRSKSYSRSRSRSRSHSNGRHGRSFRGRDFQRGQFQRGRGSLRFSYNNRNQQQFHTRPYQNVYAQGHNQSQSQSQNYLHNNQSSQYHVQNQNQNQSQSQNLYQRPKRRELARYDVRNVVGAGSRHHLPVAKDRYGRDAMRAARSRSGGSFERRRSSHSPAFSRSGSRGGAPSRSRSATPKRLRSFSISPSPPPGTSPHRKQQRRRSMSPGPGRRYVRSPSLSPPKQRRDSPPMHPMHAMDRGHSPISLRSGSHTPTRVNGGRNMAPPPVYHNSPRYTPRLSRSRTRSKSPKAVIKKKKKKSDKKKKNKKRAASTSPTTAARMRRISRQRDPFEDADDFLAPQKKRRHSPPISKGVPAGNWSPSPSLSDDHMKFIHDGGDKNSSWTPPLGSPKGMLGHPGGHYADDGRRSPTPLGVGKKAKRKRDKSKKKKKPIDKLQRKEKKNRKRRTQTPEPIPSKEVFASGNNILVSVSFNKEPASGTNASALQQQQQQQQQTVVTMPARHDDLLANRLTGSSMDRLLSNASVKPKLKKDKTRKRKKLDAKPVAIIDLERSPFQVHQEPADVIVLTDSEDANEAPPPHPMRRDRDSREQQQQEQQQRDRHQRRRGSGVASPAEHHDLMRENGQREKTPQADSLATIMETSSYETLQQTTGPKTPPEPPIVKFNLPAKKTHNVRNNPLHEDADDINSADELEAACSSRELPGAGIADHDNDDGQQQQPHGHSHEGGTQKIGPNTPPESGPCSPDAYDPFEPTKSPSLSPRSPTPTPTQNLEQALPNSSGSAGPGDKSDSDSHSRSRSHSLAPTAVSNSTGTQTQTQTSGAINPVDLVMALMNKPNQSNNASSQQEKAGGKACDVVTSTQYLGSGSAASAGGSGGDGGHDKTNAEGNTITVLSNVLLSGSSVVSSSQHIPVISSPTPLAKKLTPLPKAGGGSVASSSSCGIANLPTTSSGLRNGGSSGNAASATVNALDDSFTMDIESPYSPGSADYEDLFEPPPQQRSKGGGGGAKTEMFDNLFGSTSPVGNTARMSRFKKSQRGNNKGERKSRKGGKASDDHKAAYDDLPNSATDLQNKDRFLRKLNRQERVVEEVKLVLKPHFNKKVITKEDYKDIMRRAVPKICHSRSGEINPHKIKNLIDAYVRKFRAKHKKLSLLNTGQVSSAVKCAAYLKKL encoded by the exons ATGCCTGACCGTGATTCGGCTTCTGATTCCGGTGATTGCAGCCGTCGCGGAGGCGCTAAAatgaatcagcagcagcaacagcagccgtcTTGCAGCAAAAACTCTGCGCCGGATAAGAGGAATCGACGCATCATCATGCGCATCGAATTCAATGACTCTGACGACACTGACGAAGCCAACCCCCCCAACCCTGGCGATGATCCTGACCTTGACGCGAGACCATCTTGCTCGTCGGCGGCCACGCGTTTGTGTCGCAGCAACCGCCGACAGCGTCGTCCACCTGCCATCCAAGATTCCGACTCGGATGCCGTGCAAAGAAGATCCACGCGCAATCGAAGAACCCGCTATGGACCACAAAGTGATGactgctcctccagcggcagtgag ATCGAACAACGCCCCAAGCGATTGCACGGCCAAAGCGGCAAGAGGAAAAAGCTAGAGTCCGATGAGGAAGAACCAAGCGAAGAAGATGAGGCCAAGAGGAGGCTCAGCCCCAGGCCTGCGCCAGCGGAGGATCCCGGTTTCAGctccgacagcagcagcaacgagctGTTGGAAAAGTGtcccatttgtttgtttacctTTCGGCAGCAGGAGATTGGGACGCCGGCCACATGCGAGCACATCTTTTGTGCGCCCTGCATTGAGGCATGGTCGAAGAATGTCCAAACCTGTCCCATCGATCGGATAACCTTCGACAGGATCGTGGTGCGAGACAACTATACCGATCGGAATGTGGTGCGTGAGGTTCGCGTGGATCTGAGCAAATCAAAGACGGAACTGACCctggaggaagaggaggacgCGGATGCCACTGTGGCCGATGTTACCAACTGCGAGATATGCAACAGTCCGGAGCGGGAGGATGTGATGTTGCTCTGCGACAGCTGCAATCAGGGCTACCACATGGACTGTCTGGATCCGCCGCTGCACGAGATCCCCGAGGGCTCCTGGTACTGCGACGAATGCATCGACTCCAACGACGAGAATTCCGATGATAACCTCGACCTGGCCGAGGACCTGAACATGCTGTACGAGGACATCCGCGGCATGGGTCTGCCCGAGACGCGTCTGCGCGTGAGAGAGGTTCAGCAACAGCCAAGGATACTCCGAACCCGCCAAAACGAACGCATTCGCGCTGCTGTTTTGCGTCGCACCCGTGCCGTCACATCAGCGGAGGCCGCCTCCGGCTCCACCACCACACGTACCCGTACCACCCGtaccacaaccacaacgacaacaaccacacgcACCACAACAAACCGTCGACAAACGACGCAGCGGCGAAGGCGTCGCCGCACACGCCATCGCACCTATGTCGTGGAGTACGACCTCAACAACTTTGACGAGAAGTTTGCCCTGAAGACGACCAGCAAGAAGGTCATACGTCGTCGTAGGCGACGACGTCGTCGAGTGGTTGCCTCCGCCGACAGCGATGAAACAGGCCGACGTCGTCTGACTGCCAGCAAAAGGCTGGCGGAGCAGCTGGGCGTCAAGGCGGATGGTCTGCGTTCGTATCTGAGTGGGGGAAATGCCTCCAGCTTCACGCTGTTTGGCAATGCCAACGATCTGGAGTACTTTTCGGACAGTGAGGCCGGCCAGGACgatgctggagcaggagcaggagctggtcTGGGCGCCACGGCAGTGCAGACGTCGGTGCGCATTGCCAGCATCGGCAATCCTCGCACACGCAAGGCCCTGCTACAGGGCAAGGCGCGTACAGCGGCCACAACGTCAGGGTCATCGGCCAGCGATATTCTGTCCAGCATCTTGGATTTGCAGGATCGCTGGCATGGGGCGACGCGCAACCTTAGCGAAGTGCAGATCAGTGCCGATGGGAGTCTGAATCTGCCACAGCGtgtggcagcgccagcatcCACTGCAGCAGCCTCAAAGCCACCCACGGAACCCATCACCCAAGCACCGGTCTATCAGCGCGGAGGCGCCGGACCCAACTTTAGtcgtggcggcggtggcggtggctctgGCAATCGCTACGGTGGCAACAGCAATTACAACAGAGGCGGAGGTGGTGCCGCTGGCAATCAATATCAGCGGCACTCAACGGGCGGGGACAACGGTGGAGGCAGCAGTCAAGGCGGCAGCGGTTTCAGTCAGAATTTCAACAATAATAACCAAGGgggcggcaacaacagcagcaacaacaacaacgtcTCCAGCTTTACGCCTTTTCATCTGCGCTTTAACACGCCCAatcgccagcagcaacagcagcagcaaaggaacCAAAatatgcagcaacagcagcagggatcAAGCTCCAACACCTCGTCGTTTCGCGGTAGTGGTGCCAGCAATCCCTCCGCTGTTGCATCCCCAGCAACCAACAATTTTTCACAAAGACCTCCACCGTTTCCCATGACGCACATACCAGCGCCTGTGATGCCTGGGCCTGGTCCTGGCTCTGGTCCCGCTGTGGGTCGTCTATCAATGCCCGCAGTGCTGActgtgccaccgccacccacgCCACCGGCCAGCCTCTCGTGGAACAGTCCCCTCTTCAAGCTGAACACGGATTATGCTCAGCAgcggccaacagcagcaactgcagcgaaGACGACAAAGCtggacgacgatgatgatgatgccgacAACTGTCCAAACTTTTCGATTTACTCGCAGGAGTCGCAGGCGGTGGCCAATGCCACGTCACTGCCAATTGGACCACAGCCAAGGCCTGCAGCCGAAGAGCCAGATAAG GAGGACGATGACATGAATGAGGATTTAGTACAAttagacgatgatgatgatgatgttgaggatgatgcagcagcagcgcaggagGATAACAGCATACCATTGCCCCCAGAAAAGGCCTCCGATCTGTATGAGCCGGAGAATCCCACAGAAGAGCAGGAGGAAGGCGACTCCAACATCGATGGAGAGCCCATGGAGGAGGAACGCCAGCcccgagcagcggcagaaccCGAAACGGAACGAATTTCGAGTAATAGCAACTCTAATCTGGAGCCAGCAGTCGATGAAGATGAGGAGACCAAGACGCACAGCACTCCCAGTCCCGGTCCTAGGGTGCGGGATCGTGGCAGAGTCGAAAGGGATAGAGGGAAGGGTGTGCTGGAGCTGTACGACGACAGCGACTGGGAGGAGCTGGACATTGACAAGCCCAAAGAGTTTGAAAAGGCGTTGGAtgccacagaggcagcagcagcagagacaccGAATGTGGCAGCCACGCCTGCCAAGAAGAAGCACAAGGATGCGGGTGCAGCAAGAAATAGAAGCAGCAGTGATCGAGAGCCAGATCGTTCGTACACGCCCTGCCTGGATGAAAAAGGAgtcgatgacgatgacgagggGGCCTCTGCAGCGAGCGAACAGCAGCGTGCCGGTGTCTCCACTAGCCCCAAGACTCCATGCTCCAAGTCCAGCGACGACGAAGAGAATGCAGAGCAAGAACCGCCGGAGAACATTGACACGGAGCTCATTTCAGAGGATGATTTGGCCAACGAGAACGATTCGAAGCAGAgacgcagtcgcagtcgtaaACGCAGCGAAGGCGAAGggggtggagctgctgccaccgcttcCGCTGCCACCTCCAAGGAGCCGCCGAGGGAAAACGATAGCAAATCGAAGCGTTCGAAGCGTGGCAAGGACGAGACCTTTAAGAAGGTGAGCAAGCGGCCCAAAGAGCGCAACTATCGCGGCGATAAGCAGACGGACGATGCACGCAGCGGCTCCCGACGACGCACAAAGACACCGCGAAGAAGTTCGCCGGCGTCCAGGAGTCCCCACTCGCCTAGGGGAACGCGGAGTCCACCGCAAccccacagccgcagccgcagtcgcagtcctaGCAgaagtcgcagtcgcagccccATTCGGAGTCGTAATCGACGCAGGCCGCGAGGCAGCCGCTCCAAGTCCTACTCCAGATCCCGTTCCCGCTCACGCTCCCACTCGAATGGTCGCCATGGACGTTCCTTCCGTGGGCGCGACTTCCAGCGCGGCCAATTCCAGCGTGGCCGTGGCAGCCTGCGCTTCAGCTACAACAACCGGAATCAGCAGCAGTTCCACACTCGGCCGTACCAGAATGTGTACGCTCAGGGCCACaatcagagccagagccagagccagaactaTTTACACAACAATCAGAGCAGCCAGTACCACGtgcagaaccagaaccaaaaccagagccagagccagaacttATATCAGCGACCCAAGCGACGGGAGCTGGCACGCTACGATGTGCGCAATGTGGTGGGCGCTGGGTCGCGGCATCATTTGCCCGTGGCCAAGGATCGTTATGGCCGTGATGCCATGCGTGCAGCCAGGAGTCGTTCTGGCGGCAGCTTCGAGCGTCGTCGCTCCTCCCACAGCCCTGCGTTCTCGCGCAGCGGCTCCCGTGGTGGTGCACCCTCCAGGTCCCGCTCGGCAACGCCCAAGCGGCTGCGCAGCTTCAGTATATCGCCCTCTCCGCCGCCTGGCACTTCGCCACATCGCAAGCAGCAGCGTCGCAGGTCCATGTCGCCAGGACCAGGACGCCGCTATGTGCGTTCCCCGTCGCTATCGCCACCCAAGCAGCGAAGGGACTCACCGCCCATGCATCCGATGCATGCGATGGATCGCGGACATAGTCCCATTTCGCTAAGATCTGGCTCCCACACGCCCACGCGAGTGAATGGTGGCCGTAATATGGCGCCACCGCCCGTGTACCATAATTCACCGCGGTATACGCCACGATTGAGTCGCAGTCGGACGCGTTCGAAGAGCCCCAAGGCGGTGatcaagaagaaaaagaagaaatcggacaagaaaaagaagaacaagaagcgTGCGGCCAGCACTAGTCCGACAACGGCCGCTCGAATGAGGCGTATCTCGAGACAACGCGATCCGTTTGAGGATGCCGATGATTTCCTGGCGCCACAAAAGAAGCGACGCCACTCACCGCCCATCAGCAAGGGTGTGCCGGCGGGCAATTGGTCGCCATCGCCCAGCCTGTCCGATGATCACATGAAGTTCATTCACGATGGCGGGGATAAGAACTCCTCGTGGACACCGCCCTTGGGTTCGCCCAAGGGCATGCTTGGCCATCCCGGCGGCCACTATGCGGATGATGGGCGACGCAGCCCCACGCCTCTGGGCGTTGGCAAGAAGGCGAAACGGAAGCGGGacaagagcaaaaagaaaaagaagccaaTCGACAAGCTGCAGcgcaaggagaagaagaatcGCAAGCGTCGCACGCAGACACCGGAGCCAATACCCTCGAAGGAGGTGTTTGCCTCGGGCAACAACATTCTCGTGAGCGTTAGCTTCAACAAGGAGCCAGCCAGCGGCACGAATGCGAGTGccttgcagcaacagcagcagcagcaacagcagacggTGGTAACCATGCCGGCCAGGCATGATGACCTTCTAGCGAATCGTTTGACCGGCTCCTCCATGGATCGGCTGCTAAGCAACGCCAGCGTGAAGCCAAAGCTGAAGAAGGACAAGACCCGCAAGCGCAAAAAATTGGATGCCAAGCCGGTGGCCATCATAGACCTGGAACGCTCCCCGTTCCAAGTGCATCAGGAGCCCGCGGATGTGATTGTGCTCACGGACAGCGAAGATGCCAACGaggcgccgccgccgcatccGATGCGCAGGGACAGAGATAGcagagaacagcagcagcaggagcaacagcagcgggatCGACACCAGAGGCGACGCGGCAGCGGAGTGGCCTCGCCCGCGGAGCATCACGATCTGATGCGGGAGAACGGTCAGCGGGAGAAGACGCCACAGGCTGATTCGCTGGCCACGATTATGGAGACTTCCTCGTACGAGACACTGCAGCAGACGACAGGCCCCAAGACCCCGCCAGAGCCACCAATTGTCAAGTTCAATCTACCTGCCAAAAAAACGCACAACGTGCGCAACAATCCCCTGCACGAGGATGCCGATGACATCAATTCGGCGGACGAGCTGGAGGCTGCATGTTCCTCCAGGGAGTTGCCTGGCGCTGGCATCGCTGACCACGACAATGAcgatggacagcagcagcagccgcatggCCATAGCCACGAGGGCGGCACTCAGAAGATCGGACCGAATACGCCGCCAGAGTCGGGACCCTGCTCACCGGATGCTTACGATCCGTTTGAGCCGACCAAGTCGCCCTCCCTGTCACCGCGATCACcgacgcccacacccacacaaaactTAGAGCAGGCACTACCCAATAGCTCAGGTTCTGCAGGTCCAGGGGATAAAtccgacagcgacagccacagtcgcagtcgcagccacagcctggCGCCGACAGCCGTCTCGAACAGCACTGgaacgcagacacagacacagacgagCGGTGCCATCAATCCCGTGGATCTGGTGATGGCGCTGATGAACAAGCCGAACCAAAGCAACAAcgccagcagtcagcaggaGAAGGCCGGCGGCAAGGCCTGCGACGTTGTCACCTCCACGCAGTAtcttggcagcggcagtgctgCGAGTGCGGGCGGAAGCGGCGGCGATGGAGGCCACGACAAAACAAATGCCGAAGGCAATACCATTACGGTCCTCTCCAATGTGCTGCTCTCGGGCAGCAGTGTGGTGTCCAGCTCCCAGCATATACCGGTGATTTCTAGTCCAACGCCGCTGGCGAAGAAGCTCACGCCGCTCCCGAAGgcgggcggcggcagcgtggctagcagcagcagctgtggcatcGCCAATCTGCCCACCACAAGTTCTGGCCTGCgcaacggcggcagcagcggaaacGCAGCGAGTGCAACGGTTAACGCACTGGACGACTCCTTTACCATGGATATCGAGAGCCCATATTCACCCGGATCGGCGGACTATGAGGATCTGTtcgagccgccgccgcagcaacGCTCTAagggtggtggcggtggtgccaAGACGGAAATGTTCGACAATCTCTTTGGCAGCACCTCCCCAGTGGGCAATACAGCCAGAATGTCGCGCTTCAAGAAATCCCAAAGGGGAAATAACAAAGGCGAACGTAAATCCAGAAAAG GTGGCAAAGCATCGGACGATCATAAGGCGGCATACGATGATCTGCCCAATTCGGCAACGGATCTGCAAAATAAGGATAGA tttttgcgtAAGCTGAACCGACAGGAGAGAGTCGTTGAGGAAGTGAAATTGGTATTGAAGCCGCACTTTAACAAGAAGGTGATTACCAAGGAGGATTACAAGGACATCATGCGAAGGGCTGTGCCAAAG ATCTGTCACAGTCGGTCTGGTGAAATTAATCCACACAagattaaaaatttaattgatgccTATGTGAGGAAGTTCCGCGCGAAGCACAAGAAATTGAGTCTCCTCAACACGGGGCAGGTTAGCAGCGCCGTCAAGTGTGCCGCCTATTTAAAGAAGCTATAA